One genomic segment of Rivularia sp. PCC 7116 includes these proteins:
- a CDS encoding S-layer homology domain-containing protein, translated as MNKSKTNFYQRVKQALSYLSIGIYSSIVSVSMTYSANAQTYSDINGHWAEECIQNLSAQGILSGYSSGIFRPNNVVSRAEYAAMITKAFPYIRATRPAMIFNDVSSIHWAKEAINNAYTKRFLSGYPNQVFNPTRKVTRVEAFVALATGLNYSVPSFPNQILNAIYDDSNRIPEYARGFIAAATQQGILITSPKPRFKKRLISPSQPVTRGQIAAALCQVKQLPGVANEYVVKPNNNSVQKQPDDVPINLGQTCTNKAIGYTVSYPLGWQTNSGDVLKYCQVFDFRSIQLRERSEDFDEAVYFDLEKVPFERIVNARSQGLRVISRQETTVGDRRAVVTETESTGMTLLPKGIRSYKYLIDFNDKTLVVVTYEVKSQNYPRNKKVVDKMIESIKFSNSN; from the coding sequence ATGAATAAGTCAAAAACAAACTTTTATCAAAGAGTAAAACAGGCTTTATCTTATTTATCAATAGGAATATATAGCAGCATTGTTTCTGTAAGCATGACTTATTCTGCTAACGCTCAAACTTATTCTGATATAAACGGTCATTGGGCAGAAGAATGCATTCAAAATCTGAGCGCCCAAGGAATTTTATCGGGATATTCAAGCGGTATTTTTCGACCTAATAATGTAGTTAGCCGCGCCGAATATGCTGCGATGATAACAAAAGCTTTTCCTTATATTAGGGCAACACGTCCAGCCATGATTTTTAACGACGTTTCATCTATTCATTGGGCTAAAGAAGCTATTAATAATGCTTACACAAAACGATTTCTTTCTGGCTATCCCAATCAAGTTTTTAATCCCACTCGAAAAGTTACTCGTGTCGAAGCGTTTGTAGCTTTAGCAACTGGTTTAAATTATTCGGTTCCTTCTTTCCCAAATCAAATTTTGAATGCTATTTATGATGATTCAAATCGGATTCCAGAGTATGCAAGAGGATTTATTGCCGCAGCTACACAACAAGGAATTCTTATTACTTCCCCTAAGCCTCGGTTTAAGAAAAGATTGATTAGTCCATCCCAACCTGTTACAAGAGGACAAATAGCGGCTGCTTTATGTCAAGTTAAACAATTACCCGGTGTTGCCAATGAATATGTGGTTAAACCTAACAATAACTCAGTCCAAAAACAACCTGATGATGTGCCGATTAATTTAGGACAAACCTGCACAAACAAAGCCATAGGTTATACAGTTAGTTACCCCCTAGGATGGCAAACTAATTCTGGGGATGTTCTAAAATATTGTCAGGTATTTGATTTCCGCTCGATTCAACTGCGAGAAAGAAGCGAAGATTTTGATGAAGCAGTGTACTTTGACTTGGAGAAAGTCCCATTTGAGCGAATTGTAAACGCACGAAGCCAAGGTTTACGGGTAATTTCACGTCAGGAGACAACAGTAGGCGATCGCCGCGCTGTAGTTACAGAAACTGAATCTACAGGTATGACACTTTTACCCAAAGGAATACGTTCTTATAAATATCTCATAGATTTTAACGATAAGACTTTGGTTGTGGTTACTTATGAGGTGAAAAGTCAAAACTATCCAAGAAATAAAAAAGTTGTTGATAAAATGATTGAAAGCATTAAGTTCTCAAATTCTAATTAG
- a CDS encoding ATP-binding protein: MSNLEVQTKQQLDKYITQRGERESFIFQLSQDNVKLLSENILQQIKQPITKDLNAEFDRIYFNWNDGTIRNFPQERPIEEFDTVNFPSSFVGKKIIIDDKHKQLLLTAYKTVNSYGHAWNNRFAYTYFITPNNSLVVYRKEMPWGMQAKPDLNINQEEYYYTADAKHNRERKSVLTGLYYDATANDWMVSALNPAYDSKNNLIGVAGQDIVLSDLMKNTINDKLPGTYNLIFHKDGRLIAHPQYMKEIMEAQGKLSIQELNNQALKHTFEIIKQQNNNVGVLENIKDKTYLGFSRLKGTDWYFVTVYPKSLLSNFAVGTIKFIFIAAIVSLIIEIVLLFLVLHKEIATPLNELIAVADDISAGTLDINLELNREDEIGRLATSFNIMATQLKTTFSSLENANIELENKVEERTQELQNTLVSLRNTQAQMLQAEKMSALGQTVAGVAHEINNPVNFIHANIEYVQTYIKNLLELVAFYQEYYPETPELLQDKIDEIDLEFIKEDSIKIVASMNIGTVRIREIVKSLRSFSRLNEAEYKQVDIHEGIDNTLLILQHRLKNHSTQSEIKVNKDYAQIPLVECYAGKLNQVFMNILGNAIDALSTLETSDKTANISISTLVIDGNWVRICIADNGTGIKEEVRKNIFNPFFTTKPVGKGTGLGLSISYQIIVEIHQGKILCDSELGKGTKFIIEIPIRQ; encoded by the coding sequence ATGTCAAATTTGGAAGTTCAGACAAAGCAACAACTCGACAAATATATTACTCAAAGAGGGGAGCGGGAAAGTTTTATTTTCCAATTATCTCAAGATAATGTAAAACTTTTGAGCGAAAATATTTTACAACAAATTAAGCAACCAATAACAAAAGATTTAAACGCCGAATTTGACCGTATTTATTTTAATTGGAATGATGGAACAATCAGAAATTTTCCTCAAGAACGACCTATAGAGGAATTTGATACAGTTAATTTTCCTAGTTCTTTTGTGGGTAAAAAGATCATAATTGATGATAAGCATAAACAACTTTTACTTACCGCTTATAAAACAGTTAATAGCTATGGTCATGCATGGAATAATCGTTTTGCATACACATATTTTATTACTCCCAATAACTCTTTGGTAGTCTATCGGAAAGAAATGCCTTGGGGTATGCAAGCTAAGCCGGACTTGAACATAAATCAAGAAGAATACTATTACACTGCGGATGCAAAACACAATCGGGAAAGAAAATCAGTTTTGACTGGGTTGTATTATGATGCTACTGCAAATGATTGGATGGTTTCTGCTTTAAATCCAGCTTATGATAGTAAAAATAATCTCATCGGTGTTGCTGGTCAAGATATTGTACTCTCCGATTTAATGAAGAATACTATAAATGATAAATTACCAGGAACTTACAATCTAATTTTTCATAAAGATGGTCGTTTAATCGCGCATCCTCAATATATGAAAGAAATCATGGAAGCGCAGGGAAAATTAAGTATCCAGGAACTAAATAACCAAGCATTGAAACATACTTTTGAAATTATTAAGCAACAAAACAATAATGTTGGTGTGCTTGAAAATATAAAAGATAAGACATATTTAGGGTTCTCTCGTCTTAAAGGTACGGATTGGTATTTTGTTACAGTTTATCCTAAATCACTACTCTCAAATTTTGCTGTTGGAACAATTAAATTTATTTTTATCGCAGCAATTGTATCTTTAATTATTGAAATTGTATTATTATTTTTAGTTTTACATAAAGAAATTGCTACACCTTTAAATGAGTTGATTGCGGTTGCTGATGATATTTCAGCAGGCACATTAGATATAAATCTAGAATTAAACCGAGAAGACGAAATCGGTAGACTTGCCACTTCATTTAATATAATGGCAACTCAGTTAAAGACAACTTTTAGTAGCCTAGAAAATGCCAATATTGAGCTAGAAAATAAAGTCGAAGAACGTACTCAAGAGTTACAAAATACTCTAGTTAGTTTGCGAAATACTCAAGCACAAATGTTACAAGCCGAGAAAATGTCTGCGCTCGGACAAACAGTTGCAGGTGTAGCACATGAAATTAATAATCCGGTTAATTTCATTCATGCAAATATTGAATATGTTCAGACTTATATTAAAAATTTATTAGAATTAGTTGCATTCTATCAAGAATATTATCCTGAAACGCCAGAATTACTACAAGATAAAATAGATGAAATTGATTTAGAATTCATCAAAGAAGATTCCATCAAAATAGTTGCATCTATGAACATAGGCACCGTTAGGATTCGAGAAATTGTGAAATCGCTACGGAGTTTTTCGCGTCTGAATGAAGCGGAATATAAACAAGTTGATATTCACGAAGGAATTGATAATACTTTACTAATTTTACAGCATCGTCTAAAAAATCATTCTACTCAATCTGAGATTAAAGTAAATAAAGATTATGCCCAAATTCCTTTAGTTGAATGTTATGCAGGAAAACTGAATCAAGTTTTCATGAATATCTTGGGGAATGCAATTGATGCATTAAGTACCTTAGAAACATCCGATAAAACTGCGAACATTTCTATTTCAACACTAGTTATAGATGGAAATTGGGTCAGAATTTGTATCGCTGATAACGGTACGGGAATCAAGGAAGAAGTTCGTAAGAATATATTTAACCCATTTTTTACTACTAAACCAGTTGGGAAAGGTACGGGATTAGGCTTATCGATTAGCTATCAAATTATTGTCGAAATTCATCAAGGAAAAATTTTATGCGATTCTGAATTAGGAAAAGGTACTAAATTTATTATTGAGATTCCGATTCGTCAGTGA
- a CDS encoding Npun_F0813 family protein, translated as MFILKRQDVEISSIVHPKRDQQVPVLNYQGQTFRLISLFKASEEEKARALWRELTDNRGKACVLLEEEQRFSVWGKIRLDQFDSEASTQGNNKVLTVASILLLQAVYMDIEEFLGAKQASSFKKEISKILSQWQFPAASSPNAIDYLLSINPLEPIEIPFWQEDYVIVFLEDLHRLGKAYFGSSDFAHQVMDTLQDMSVAERTIFMNWLKDSSLSKLWH; from the coding sequence ATGTTTATTTTAAAAAGGCAAGACGTTGAAATATCAAGTATCGTACACCCTAAGCGCGACCAACAGGTTCCCGTTCTGAATTATCAAGGACAAACTTTTCGGTTGATTAGCTTATTTAAAGCTAGCGAGGAAGAGAAAGCTAGAGCTTTGTGGCGAGAATTAACGGATAACAGGGGCAAAGCCTGCGTATTGTTGGAAGAAGAACAACGCTTTAGTGTTTGGGGAAAAATTCGTTTAGATCAATTTGACAGCGAAGCAAGCACTCAAGGTAATAATAAAGTTTTGACAGTTGCCAGTATTTTATTACTGCAAGCAGTGTATATGGATATTGAAGAATTTCTTGGTGCAAAGCAAGCGAGTTCATTTAAAAAAGAAATTTCTAAGATATTGAGCCAGTGGCAGTTCCCCGCTGCTTCTTCACCAAATGCGATTGACTATTTATTGAGTATAAATCCTTTGGAACCGATTGAAATTCCCTTCTGGCAAGAAGATTATGTAATTGTATTCTTGGAGGATTTACACAGATTGGGTAAAGCTTATTTTGGTAGTTCCGATTTTGCCCATCAGGTAATGGATACTTTGCAAGATATGTCTGTGGCTGAAAGAACCATATTTATGAATTGGCTCAAAGATTCTTCACTGAGTAAACTGTGGCATTAG
- the cutA gene encoding divalent-cation tolerance protein CutA — MDSFTDYGIVLVTTGSQKEAEQIANVLVEANLAACVSFSPISSIYTWQGKVHNDQEWQLFIKTDLSRFPTLEAKILELHSYEVPEIIAIPILKGHQPYLQWIAQQVS, encoded by the coding sequence ATGGATAGCTTTACCGATTACGGTATCGTATTAGTGACAACTGGTTCTCAAAAAGAAGCAGAACAAATTGCTAATGTGTTAGTGGAGGCTAATCTAGCTGCATGTGTTAGCTTCAGCCCCATCAGTTCAATTTACACTTGGCAAGGAAAAGTCCATAACGACCAAGAATGGCAACTCTTTATTAAAACCGATTTAAGCAGATTTCCGACTTTAGAAGCAAAAATACTCGAGCTTCACTCCTACGAAGTACCCGAAATTATTGCCATTCCCATTCTTAAAGGTCATCAACCTTACTTGCAGTGGATTGCACAGCAAGTCAGTTAG
- a CDS encoding ADP-ribosylglycohydrolase family protein codes for MIKISKSASGLLGLSVGDALGVPVEFTSRTERIKSPVISMLGYGTWDVPAGTWSDDSSLTFCLAECLCEGFSLHDIANSFYRWYHEGYWTASGEVFDIGNTTFLAIADFQRGVPPLKAGGKSENSNGNGSLMRILPMAYCYKTLAFPELISRTHQVSCITHAHLRSQMACGIYVSIAMYLLEGDKPQQAYEQGLRKIQTIYSSSEYTGEISHFDRVFSGDIANLFVDEIQSGGYVIHTLEASLWCLLNSSSYSEAVLKAVNLGGDTDTTATVTGGLAGIYYGVDNIPEEWIEQIARKQDIMKLAERFDIAVFGCSPPAP; via the coding sequence ATGATAAAGATTTCAAAATCAGCATCTGGTTTACTAGGCTTGTCTGTTGGAGACGCTTTAGGCGTACCTGTAGAATTCACAAGTCGAACTGAAAGAATCAAGTCTCCCGTAATATCAATGTTGGGTTATGGAACCTGGGATGTACCTGCGGGGACTTGGTCTGATGATAGTTCTTTAACCTTTTGTTTGGCGGAATGTCTTTGTGAAGGATTTTCGCTTCATGATATTGCTAACTCTTTTTACCGGTGGTATCACGAAGGTTATTGGACTGCTAGCGGAGAAGTTTTTGATATTGGCAATACGACGTTTTTAGCAATTGCTGATTTTCAGCGAGGTGTTCCGCCTTTAAAAGCTGGAGGTAAAAGCGAAAATAGTAACGGTAATGGTTCTTTGATGAGAATTTTACCTATGGCTTACTGTTATAAAACATTAGCTTTTCCAGAATTAATTTCTCGTACACACCAAGTTTCTTGCATTACTCACGCCCATCTTAGATCGCAAATGGCTTGTGGAATTTACGTAAGCATTGCAATGTATTTATTGGAAGGGGATAAACCACAACAAGCTTATGAACAAGGATTAAGAAAAATACAAACAATTTATTCGTCGTCGGAATACACCGGTGAAATTTCCCATTTTGATAGAGTTTTTAGCGGGGATATTGCTAATTTATTTGTAGACGAAATTCAATCTGGCGGCTACGTAATACATACCCTGGAAGCATCTTTGTGGTGTTTATTAAATAGTTCTTCCTACTCAGAAGCAGTATTAAAGGCAGTGAATTTGGGTGGGGATACGGACACAACCGCAACTGTCACAGGGGGTTTGGCGGGAATTTATTATGGTGTTGATAACATCCCAGAGGAATGGATTGAACAAATTGCTCGCAAACAAGACATTATGAAATTAGCCGAGCGTTTTGATATAGCGGTTTTTGGTTGCTCCCCTCCCGCGCCCTAA
- a CDS encoding glycosyltransferase — MNHIPVLVKLSRYFLFTDKTVSRIVVTTLGTLGDLHPMIAIALELRQRGHDVVFVTHQVYQSKIEALGFEFHQLRPDFTAMNDPQEMARMMDLKTGQEYMVREWANPSLRDMYTDLLNVAKDADFIFSGEGVLATPLVAEKLGMQWASSAMVPMGFFSVYDPPVLAAFPSLAKLYKLGSIVNKAIANFAKLVSNSWAEPIRQIRKELGLSPIDYNPFIDNKKYSPYLVVALFSSVIGQPQPDWATNTVVTGFTFYDGSQGGAELTSELKQFLDAGEPPIVFTLGSAAVMDAGNFYQESIEAVKKLNRRAVLLIGKNPVPKNLSEDIIAVNYAPYSQIFPRACAIAHQGGIGTTAQALRAGCPTLIMPYSHDQPDNAARVERLGTSRTIPRKQYCTKRVVKELRLLLDNTNYAAKANEIGRIIKAEDGVGVACNAIEKQLAMV, encoded by the coding sequence ATGAATCATATACCTGTATTAGTTAAACTAAGCAGGTATTTTTTATTTACAGACAAGACAGTGAGTCGAATTGTTGTTACGACATTGGGAACACTTGGCGACCTTCATCCCATGATTGCCATTGCTTTGGAATTACGGCAACGCGGTCATGATGTTGTATTCGTTACTCATCAAGTTTATCAATCAAAAATAGAAGCTTTAGGATTTGAATTTCATCAACTACGTCCCGATTTTACCGCGATGAATGACCCGCAAGAAATGGCGCGGATGATGGATTTAAAAACTGGTCAAGAATATATGGTGCGTGAATGGGCAAATCCTAGTTTACGGGATATGTATACGGATTTGCTCAATGTTGCCAAAGATGCAGATTTTATTTTTTCAGGAGAAGGGGTACTTGCAACTCCTCTTGTAGCAGAAAAACTAGGAATGCAATGGGCTTCAAGTGCAATGGTTCCGATGGGGTTTTTCTCAGTGTACGATCCACCAGTTTTAGCAGCATTTCCTAGCTTAGCGAAACTTTATAAATTAGGATCTATCGTTAATAAGGCTATTGCCAATTTTGCAAAGCTAGTTAGCAATTCTTGGGCTGAACCTATTCGACAAATTCGTAAAGAACTTGGTTTATCTCCCATTGATTACAATCCGTTTATTGATAATAAAAAGTATTCACCATACCTTGTAGTTGCGCTGTTTTCTTCAGTCATCGGTCAACCTCAACCGGATTGGGCAACAAATACGGTAGTCACAGGTTTTACGTTTTACGATGGAAGCCAAGGCGGAGCAGAATTAACTTCAGAACTCAAGCAGTTTCTAGATGCTGGTGAGCCGCCGATTGTTTTCACGCTTGGCTCGGCTGCTGTAATGGATGCTGGTAATTTTTATCAGGAAAGCATTGAAGCAGTCAAAAAGTTAAATCGCCGTGCTGTTTTACTAATTGGTAAAAATCCCGTTCCAAAAAACCTGTCAGAAGATATTATTGCCGTAAACTATGCACCGTATTCTCAAATTTTTCCGCGTGCTTGTGCGATCGCCCATCAAGGTGGTATTGGTACAACCGCTCAAGCCTTACGAGCCGGTTGTCCAACACTTATAATGCCCTACAGTCACGACCAACCAGACAATGCTGCACGAGTCGAAAGGTTAGGAACTTCTCGCACAATTCCACGCAAACAATATTGTACAAAACGAGTAGTGAAAGAATTACGTCTTTTATTAGACAATACTAACTATGCAGCTAAAGCAAATGAAATTGGACGGATAATTAAAGCGGAAGATGGTGTTGGTGTTGCCTGTAATGCGATTGAAAAACAACTGGCAATGGTTTGA
- a CDS encoding Ycf51 family protein — MFSTDDFARYTQWSGIATLIFALITVVGFIFKWGIRFRLAGATGFMLVVTGGLFPLSLTPLTRTVIPGAIRYKLVFDNGSSKAVIATPPQITSSELDATLKQAASDLFSYGRLGTPQDNQLTIRARTILHPEPGISEPLYLGEIKRSLSSRDDSGMEIDIYEDKLAKLSTYKS, encoded by the coding sequence ATGTTCTCAACAGATGATTTTGCACGCTACACTCAGTGGTCGGGTATTGCCACATTGATATTTGCTTTGATTACAGTAGTGGGCTTCATCTTTAAATGGGGTATCCGGTTTCGTTTAGCAGGTGCTACAGGATTTATGTTGGTGGTAACGGGTGGTTTATTTCCTCTATCCCTCACCCCTTTAACTAGAACTGTGATTCCGGGAGCAATTCGCTATAAATTAGTTTTTGACAATGGCTCGTCAAAAGCTGTGATTGCGACTCCACCTCAAATTACTTCTTCTGAATTGGATGCAACCTTGAAGCAAGCTGCCAGCGATTTATTTTCCTATGGTAGATTGGGCACACCCCAAGATAATCAGCTAACTATCCGCGCTCGCACCATATTACATCCAGAACCAGGAATTTCTGAACCGCTTTACTTAGGAGAAATTAAGCGTTCTCTTTCAAGTCGCGATGATAGTGGAATGGAAATTGATATTTATGAAGATAAGTTAGCGAAGTTATCAACTTATAAGAGTTAA
- a CDS encoding peptidoglycan-binding protein, with the protein MINDNLREQVNKNEPPAMPELRKGSKGEVVMKAQRILKTTSDYIGYVDGDFGWIMEAAVQSFQRRSKVRVTGIIDNDTWNALNQIRR; encoded by the coding sequence ATGATTAACGATAACTTACGAGAGCAAGTTAATAAAAACGAACCTCCAGCGATGCCAGAGTTAAGAAAAGGCAGCAAAGGAGAAGTGGTAATGAAAGCACAGCGAATTCTCAAAACAACTTCTGATTACATCGGATATGTAGACGGTGATTTCGGTTGGATTATGGAAGCAGCAGTGCAAAGCTTTCAACGTCGCAGTAAAGTACGAGTAACTGGAATTATTGATAATGATACTTGGAATGCTTTAAACCAAATTCGTCGTTAA
- a CDS encoding iron-containing alcohol dehydrogenase family protein, producing MLNQSKKTLISQTSNPVLTLAVAPAKVIRGSRISEQAILSISRLGSRPLIVGGSSTSEVAQNYIKSLESQELDFIQGSYSPDCSESSLEILRNQAQTHASDVIIGIGGGKALDTAKLLAYQLEIPVVTIPTSAATCAAWTALSNVYSDEGAFLYDVALDNCPDLLILDYDLIQTAPQSTLVAGIGDAIAKWYEASVSSGHSEQTLIIAAVQQARVLRDILLQKSVAALQSPGSEAWREVVDATVLLAGVIGGVGGAQCRTVAAHAVHNGLTHVCGRGSIHGEKVAYGILVQLRLEEMLQGNQLATAARQQLLKFYEEIGLPKKLDDLGLGNITLKQLQKAAEFALQPNSDIHRLPFKVALEQLMAAMVSTTAPAEASGISNSLNSQSNQTKKFSSSKSHKKI from the coding sequence ATGTTGAATCAATCTAAAAAAACTTTGATATCTCAAACATCTAATCCTGTGTTAACTCTTGCAGTAGCTCCAGCAAAAGTAATTCGTGGTTCGCGCATCAGCGAACAAGCTATTTTGTCTATTTCTCGCTTGGGAAGTCGTCCCTTGATTGTTGGCGGCAGTAGCACTTCTGAGGTTGCTCAAAATTACATCAAGTCGCTCGAATCTCAAGAGTTAGATTTTATTCAAGGTTCCTACAGCCCCGATTGCAGTGAAAGTAGCTTGGAGATTTTACGAAATCAAGCGCAAACTCACGCATCTGATGTAATTATAGGTATTGGTGGTGGAAAAGCCTTAGATACGGCAAAATTATTAGCTTATCAGCTAGAAATACCAGTAGTTACAATTCCTACTTCTGCGGCGACTTGTGCTGCTTGGACTGCTCTTTCTAACGTTTATTCTGATGAAGGAGCGTTTTTATATGATGTAGCTTTGGACAACTGCCCCGATTTACTGATACTAGACTACGATTTGATTCAAACCGCACCCCAAAGCACTTTAGTTGCCGGAATTGGTGATGCGATCGCGAAATGGTACGAGGCATCAGTAAGTAGCGGACATTCGGAACAAACTTTAATCATTGCAGCAGTTCAACAAGCAAGAGTATTGCGCGATATTTTATTGCAAAAGTCGGTTGCGGCTCTGCAATCTCCTGGAAGTGAGGCTTGGCGAGAAGTTGTTGATGCGACGGTGTTACTAGCTGGTGTGATTGGCGGAGTCGGTGGGGCGCAATGTCGTACTGTTGCCGCTCATGCAGTACACAATGGTTTAACTCATGTTTGCGGACGCGGTAGCATTCATGGAGAAAAAGTTGCTTACGGTATATTAGTGCAGCTGCGTTTAGAGGAAATGCTACAGGGAAACCAGTTAGCTACGGCTGCAAGACAACAGTTGCTTAAATTTTATGAGGAAATTGGATTGCCTAAAAAGCTCGATGATTTGGGTTTGGGAAATATAACTCTTAAGCAGTTGCAAAAAGCAGCGGAATTCGCTTTACAACCGAACTCAGATATTCACAGATTACCCTTTAAAGTTGCTCTAGAACAATTAATGGCAGCAATGGTTTCTACAACAGCACCAGCAGAAGCAAGTGGAATTTCAAATAGTTTAAATTCCCAAAGCAATCAAACCAAAAAGTTTTCTAGCTCGAAAAGCCACAAGAAAATCTAA